From the genome of Clavibacter nebraskensis NCPPB 2581:
TCGTGGCGGGCGCCGAGGTCGAGGGCGACGACCGCTCCGGCTTCGACGCCGCGGTCGAGGCGGCGCGCGGATCCGACCTCGCGGTCGTGGTCGTCGGCGACCGGGCGGGCCTGTTCGGCCGCGGTACGGTCGGCGAGGGCAACGACGTCGAGAGCCTCGAGCTGCCGGGCGTGCAGCGCGAGCTGGTCGAGGCCGTGCGCGCCACCGGGACCCCCGTGGTCGTGGTGCTGCTCACCGGCCGGCCGTACGCGGTGGCCTGGGCTCTGGAGGGCGAGACCGCTCCGGCGGCCGTGCTCCAGGCGTTCTTCCCGGGCGAGGAGGGCGGATCCGCGATCGCGGGCGTCCTCTCCGGTCGGGTCTCTCCGTCGGGCCGTCTGCCCGTGTCGCTCCCGCGGTCCGCGGGCGCGCAGCCGTTCTCGTACCTGCACCCGATCCTCGGGGGGCCGAGCGAGGTGACGAGCGCGGATCCCACGCCCGTCCTCCCGTTCGGGCACGGCCTGTCGTACACGACCTTCGCGCGCAGCGACCTGTCCGTGGAATCGGCCGAGGTCGCGGCGGGGGAGGCGTTCACGGCGACCGTCGTGGTCCGCAACACGGGCGACCGCGACGGCACCGACGTCGTGCAGCTCTACGCGCGCGACGTGCAGGGCAGCGTCACGCGGCCCGTCGCGCAGCTGCTCGGCTATCTGCGGCTGGATCTCGCGGCAGGCGAGTCCGCGCGCGTCACGTTCCGGGTGCCCACCACCCGCCTCGCCCTCACGGACCTGCGGTACCGCCGCGTGGTCGAGCCGGGCGCGGTCGAGCTGTGGGTCGGGTCGTCGAGCGCGGTGAAGGAGACGCAAGCGGCCATCGCGGTCACCGGATCCGCGCACCACGTGACGGTCGCCGACGAGCGGTACGTGGGCACGTCGGTGGAGGCGGTCGGCGCATCCGAGCGGGTGCTCGAGCCGAGCTGATCCCCGTCATGCCGGAGCCCCGGCCGCCACGCCCTCGACGCGCGGCGGACGGGGCTCCGTCGTGCGCGGGCAGGCTGCCGGCCGGCGCCGTCAGGCCCCCGCCACCTCCACGGGCGCCGTCGTCAGCGTCTGCAGGCCCGTGACCCGCAGCAGGTCCAGCCGGGCCTCGTCGGTGCTGCCCGGCACGACCGTGTAGACGACGATGCGGAGGTCGGCGCCCGGCACCGAGTACTGACGCCGGGCGCGCGCTGGCAGGGTGGGGGCATGACCGGCCCCCGCCTCCGCCCCTGGACCGCGTCCGATGCCGCCGCCCTGCGCGACGCGTTCCTCACGACGCCGGATCTCGTCACCCAGCTCGGCGGCGCGGACCTGTCGAGCATCGAGGCGGCGGAGGCCCACATCTCGGGTCCGCTCGCCTCCGACGACGCGCACCGCATCTGGGCGATCGTCGACGGGGGAGTCGCGATCGGCAGCGTCGGCGTCTCCGCGATCGACCGCCGGCACGACACGGCGTGGCTGCACTACTGGCTCGCGGGATCCGGCCGCGGCCGCGGTCTCGCCACCCGGGCGCTCGCGGGCGCGGCGGCGTGGGGCTTCGCCGACGGCCTGTTCCGCCTCGAGCTCGGCCACCGCGTGAACAACCCGGCGTCGTGCCGGGTCG
Proteins encoded in this window:
- a CDS encoding GNAT family N-acetyltransferase translates to MTGPRLRPWTASDAAALRDAFLTTPDLVTQLGGADLSSIEAAEAHISGPLASDDAHRIWAIVDGGVAIGSVGVSAIDRRHDTAWLHYWLAGSGRGRGLATRALAGAAAWGFADGLFRLELGHRVNNPASCRVATRSGFAAEGIERAKLRYGDERFDVETHARLATDPATAVVPLPGSVGS